The sequence GCGGCTATGGGCTTCCAGTGTAATGCATTGTGACTGAGTGGGATTTCttcatttgaaacatttttgaaTTTAACCGAATGCTTATCAGGAGAGGTGCAGAGTGGCTCCTATTTCATTCTTGCCTTGAAAGAAGTTAATGCCTCAATCCGTTCTGTGGCTTTTCCCATTACTGAGACGCTTTGGTAGCAGTTAAAGGACAATATCATTGTTTTTGACAGGTGGCTCCTATGTCATCCGTATCTCTTTCAATTATTAGGGTATATTTAGAGGACAAATTGTGCATCGGAACATAAAATATAATATCCACATaaaaaggcagtggaaaaaTCGGTTCCCAATGGGTcagaaaacataaaatagaaaagATGGGAAACTGTATACACAAAACAAATAGTTTATTTGCTGCTGCTTTGAAGTGCTTGTACTTGGTAGCACTATTTATAGCAAACAAAatacttgttttgtgcattatacaGTTTCCCATCTTTCCGATTTCATAAAATAGACAGGCCTACATACATTGGCTATATGGATGTCAATGGGGAAATCAACCTGTTTTCTCTGGGAGAGGTAAACAAGGAACGTTTTCTTTTtgcctccctcaacaactgaGGTTGATGTGCTGTTGAGCAAGGCCTCACCAGTAGAAGATTGCTGtccagtgccccccccccccccccccacacacacacacagactaaacTTGCCCTGAAAGATGACTTTATTGTCTACAAGGACTAATCAAACACAATGTCCCTCTGTAACTCCAACTCCCCAAGAGCATATGTGAATATAGCCAAACCTGGACACATAAATGGCTAATTGTACCTCTAATGTGGTAGCTGCCAACTAAAATGACATGGGTTATGTTCATTTCTGCCAACAGGTATGCTGGCACCATCAGCAGCTGCCTGGCCTAACCTGACAGCCTGCATCACCGCCCACACacaggctaatgttagctgcaGTGGATCTCCTGGCCAAAACTCTTTATGGATCCtacaaataaaatattcatGTTTTCTGATAGATAACAGGCACAGGCCTGTTAATCTAAACAGCCTTTTATACTCTGCACAATGAATTCCATAGACACACGTTTCAGAAAGAAAAGTTGGTGCTCCTTAAGTTTGGTGGGAATAATTTAGTCAGGTCCACCGACAACTAAGATGTGATCACAcctacattttgttttctttggtctgagtggaaaagttgactgttcaattttttgtattttgttcgtttaggttcacactgtgCAATTCCTAGCGAAgcagagcttgtaaacaaaagtcacatgactcacaagcagctcatttattggacaaAGTTTTGGTAAggtgtcatcctgccaggttagagactTTGGCGGTGGGttgagtcaaaacaaatctgactccagtctctgtaactttagcaaagcatgatggacttgtctgcactctgcttctttggtgttcataccagtgaagaacacatgaagaaatagctgaatatgagcatcagtccagacttcattttgttctgctaggttttccaagcatgaggaactgctggctatcagatgtcacagctttctccttatacccataatcccttgcattttggggtcgtttcATATAGTTAgttggattacattctcactcctaacgaacgtCACCACAGTTCTCTCGTTAGAGGACcgagactcgcattttcaggcgtctcggtgcCAGAGTaccagagttcaaatggcatctCACCTGGATGAGCAAACAGAACCAAAgcagtaaacgctccagagttcaacTAAAGCACATCAAACATGCCTGGTGTGAACAACAAGCCTTAAGTAAAGCTTGTTGACGATTGCGCAACTTGGCAGAACTGGCTAGTGTCATTAGTAGGAAGATCTACTGCATATCCTTCATCCCTGATTTGTTGTTAAGTCTGCCCATGGGCTCCGGCATCAGAAGATTACTTTCCCGCCTGGATTCATCTCAAGTGGGTATTTGTGACGTCCGACTTTAGTGGTAGGAAGCTGATCTAAAATCTGTCTCACAGGCAGATCAGTGTCTTGGTAAGCTGTATTCACAACCAGAAGAAGTCTAACCACACTGCAGACAGACTCTGCCAGGCCGGTCTGTGCTCGTCTGCGTACGAATCATCATTCAGTACAAACTTTGCCCATGTGCCCTTGCCTCCCCTTTCCACTACTCCGGCACAGCAGGCTGTTCAATTAAGAGCATCAGCGAGCGGTTAAATAAGGGTTTTTCactttctcatctcatctcagaaTAAATGGGAATTGATTGATGACCACTCAAAGCTGATGTGCATTacagctctctcttctctctctttccctctaacagcttcctcctcgtctttctaattccctctcctctcctctctgttgtaataccctcctcttctctctcgctctctcactcctaacaccctcctcttccccgtatcgctttctcttttcctttctttttctcccgctctcttttgtagtgccctcctctcctctcctctcctaataccatcctctcatctttcattaacaccctcctcttctccccttctcctttctctctctctctcctctactctctcaaCTCCCACTTCTCCACTTTTCCTCATACcatccactcctctctccctctcctctccactcactctttcttttcatctctctctcgccctgCTCTCTActctattactctctctctctttattccagCAGTAGAGAAtcagtgagcagcagcagcagcggcagcagcagtgtCACTCAGCCACGGAGCGACTCACATGAAAGTGAGGAcctcttttcttgtcttttgttttcttacattgcctccctttcttctctcctctcctttccttttctcccctcgtctcatctcttcctcctcttcttccccttcgCTCTCCCCGCAATTCTCCTCTTTGAttcttctcatttctttctctacttttctccatttccatcCTTTTTTTCTGCCACACTGGTCCTTTTTCGGAGAGCGGCATTCAGCAGTATGAGGATACCATGCATTCCAAATAGGTTTTCTTGCCTTGCTCCGACCAGAGCATACAGctgtacgtttttttttttgttttttttttcttaggagAACAAGCTAATTGCAtcacattggaaacaagtatcTAGTGCTTTCCGGGTTCAGATATGTATGTGAATGGATTGTTTAACAGGTATGATTTTTTAATCCCAGCATAAACCAAGCAAATCTTTGCTTTCATAACGGAGTGTCTTGTGGCTTGCACACTGAGCTGAAACATTATGTACTTGTGGATATGTAATATGAAATATTCACCATGGGAGTAGCGCTGTGAGGATTTGAAATGTCCGTAGCAGACGTGTAATTATTATTCTGACAGAGacttaatgtgtttttatagtTTGCTCAGATAGCGTGCCTTTATTttgttggggggaaaaaaaataattgatgattTCTCGGTGGTGAGGGAAATATTTAATGGTTTTCTTGGAGAGTAACCAAAGAAAGAccctttttgaattttttggtcatttctttcattctgtcGACCTTTCGTGTCTTTTCTCTTgttaattttgtcatttattcttgtcatgtttttggtatttttttctgGTGGTTTTTCACTGCTCTGCGTAAAGAGACTCCCTCTGCTTTGAATGAGCGGGAGGTGAAAAATGGGGATCATAACGTCAATCATTTAACCAGGATGGACTTAACGGAGGTCTTAACGCCTTTAATGACCACGATGCCGGCCACTTTACCGCCCAACTCTTCATTGGAGAGCGTCAACCAAACGTCCTCGTCGAGATCCCCTCCTGGGCTTCCTCACTCACAGGTGGCGTCGGTGTTCATTGTGCTCGTGGTCACGGTCATCATCCTGGGGACTGTGGTGGGGAACGTGTTGGTTGTGGTGGCGGTGTTCACCAGCCGCGCGCTGCGGGCGCCGCAAAACCTCTTCCTGGTGTCCCTGGCATCGGCCGACATCCTGGTGGCTACACTGGTCATCCCCTTCTCCCTGGCTAATGAGGTGAGGAAATCGTTTTTTAGATCTATGTGACGTACATGACGATATACGTGACGTTGTGGTGGAGGGCTTCCAGTATTGGTAGGAGTTTGactgatttaaagctgcactgggcgaCTTGGCACTTTGGCGGCACCAAGTGGCAGTGGGAGTTTGAATTTGTGagagtttgaaggacttcattacccagaaattatataatgtgaatgtgaatgataCAAACTGGGCATTTCTCAAACCTAAATTTCTacttcttagtggctggtgcggttggaggaaaaaaaaatcttttgggAGCAAGTTCAACCAGCTTTCTCTCGACAGAGCAGAGAACTTGCTCGTCTTGCaggttttgtatttcgctcttaagaATTGATTCATCACTTGTGGCCCGACATTTCCTATCCAGTGACCGACAACAGAAATTAAATTGGGCAAATGGTGTGAATCTACGCCGTCTCAGTTAGTCTCAGTCTTTGATGTAGTCCCAATTTGTGATTAAGACTAATAAGACAGgagtattttaaaaaaaaaaaaaatttgcctaTAGCGCAGCTTTAAAGAGGTTAGTAGTAGAATCGTTTTCCAGCCATTTAATGATTCTTCTCCCCTACAGGTGAAGGGTGACTGGCATATTATCATGTCTGTTATTCTTTCTCCTCTACTTTACATGAAGGTCCACTGGTatggttttctttttcctctgtagAGCTGCTGGTACTTTGGAtcctcctggtcctcctcctgtctggctCTGGGCGTTCTGCTCATCTTACCTGTACTTGAACTGGTGCTTATCATGTCCtttctgcttcttctctcttccaggTGATGGACTGCTGCTATTTTGATTCCACCTAGCACAACAAATCAGCTCATATTTTGCATTTATGTTGTCATTACATCAAAagctctgacaaaataaatagaTGAAATAGCTGAGACTTTTACCCGGGGAAGATTAATCGAGCAGGCTTGCAGTGACACACTCACATgacaaccagtcttctactgttagTTACTGCACACCTTCagctggagcagttgggggttaaaggaataattcaccctaaaatgaaaattcagtcaatatctactcacccccatgtcagttgaaactccaGTGAGTCAGCCTTCGTAGCTCCATCTCAGTCTTTGATGAGttcatctttttacagctccagaAAAGTAttaaatgtccatcaaatttctccacagctcatgcagcataaacCAAGTATTCTGGAAATTTACTGtgggtccaatatttacctcttTATCTCCTGTCAGTTaggaaaatctaggagataaagaggtaaatattggacttttggacccacggTGCAATTTGCTTCTACAGAATACTTgaattatgctgcatgagctgtttggagaaaggacattttatgctttttttttttgagctgtaaaaagatggcttcagcaacttcaatagtttgggagaaggagatggagctACGGGGGCAAACTCGCTCGGTCCTACAAACTTCAAAGGGGTTTTGGCTGATAtggggatgagtagataatgactgaattttcattttgagctGAACTATTCCTTATTTGGGAATTATAGACATAGACATATATATTGTCAGGGTGGCCTTGCTCAAGGCCACCCTGACAATAGTTGTTTAAGGTAAAGACAGCATTATTCCTTTACTGACCCAGACCTAGAGCTAGTCCTAGACCAGAATTCAAACCTCTGTAACCTTTGGGCTACCAAAGACCAAATGGTTttatcctctcttttctccagaTGACGGGCTACTGGGTTTCATACAGTTAGAGACAAAGAATAAGGTGATTGGTACTCTAATGGTTTGTCTTCTCTTCTGTAGGTTGTGGGCTGCTGCTGCCTAAACTAGTAATTAACACGTCTTAAATGGTTTCTCCTCTGTCCAGGTCATGGGCTACTGGTACTTTGGTCCCACCTGGTGCTCCTTCTACCTGGCTCTGGACGTTCTCTTTTGCACTTCTTCCATCGTCCACCTATGTGCCATCAGCCTCGACCGCTACTGGTCTGTCACTAAAGCTGTCAGCTACAACCGCAAGCGGACACCAAAACGGATTAAAGCCATGATCAGCATTGTGTGGCTGATATCTATCGTCATCTCCTCCCCGCCGCTCCTCATGACACAGAAAGAGGAGGCTCGGGCCTTTGAGACgaggcagcaggaggaagaCGCCCCGAGGCAGGAGTGTCTTCTCAACAATCAGACCTGGTacattctctcctcctgcctggtGTCTTTCTTCGCCCCAGGAATCATCATGATACTTGTTTACTGTAAGATCTACCGCGTTGCCAAGCAGCGAGCCTCCACTGTGTTCGTGGCGAAGAATGTGATGGAGCGGCAGCCATCGCAGTCGGAGACGTGCTTCGTGGGCACCGCCGGGACCTGCCAGAGGATGGGACCGGGCCGCGGGAAATCCCGGTACGAGCCGGGCAGCCCGCGCCCCGCGTACCAACACTGCTCGTCCATCGTcgacagcaacagcagcagccacaaaCGAGGAGAGCTGGATGATATTGACTTAGAAGAGAGGTGCTGCCAATCCAAATTgaaaacctcctcctcctctttttcctcttccctccgcTTCCCCAGGAGAGCCGGGGGGAaggtgaaggtggaggaggggatgggCGCCGAGGGAACAGCAGCCAGGTTGaagcctcctgctcctcctccctcctgtgcCTCCATATCCTGGGCTTCGTCCGACCACTGctcccaccacctcctcctcccgtctcctctgcctctccgaAACAGGCAGATGTCTCTGTCCAAAACTAAAGTGGCGCAAATGAGGGAGAAGCGCTTCACGTTCGTTTTGGCGGTGGTGATGGGGGTTTTCGTTCTCTGTTGGTTCCCGTTTTTCTTCACCTACAGTCTCCACGCTGTTTGCAGGGAGAACTGTACGATCCCAGACACACTCTTCAACCTTTTTTTCTGGATCGGATACTGCAACAGCTCCCTGAATCCCATCATATACACTATATTCAACAGAGACTTCAGGAGGGCCTTCAAGAAGATATTATTCCAGCCTCATAAATGCACATAAGGTTTTAGGTGTGAATGAATgtatgtctgtctatgtgtgagtgttcagttatgtgtgtgtgtgccttccattcacacacacacacgcacacatgcacacacacaccccgtctCAATCGCTTGTACACCtacactcaaacatacacagacacaggcactcacacagacacacatgtacacacacacacacacacacacacacacacacacacacacacacagttttaatCCTGTTTTCCACTGTGCTGTCATATAGACATTAAAGGGCTTGTCATACAGCCTGCGTATTGATTAATTATTCAACAACCCACTCAATAATgtattaattaataattgtcTATTCTTGTGTAAATACACTAAAGGAAGGTTTTAAGACACATTAACACTATTAGGGCAGGTGGTTCCAAACCCTGTTTCCTGTATGTGATAACAGTTTAGCACAAACTTCCATGTTAATTAGAGGAAAATGGCCGCAGGGTGATCAACTGTATTCCCATGGTGCTGTGAAGAGACGCTGGTGCAGCGTGGAGCGAGGCAGAAAACCTTGCATCACCAACTAGTTGATTTATaaggaactgagaaaaactgactgtcttttttttcccattgatGCCCAGGCacttttgaaaatataaaatggGTTATAAATGGGTGTTTTTCTGGCCTTAGAGTAATTAAACACAGTCAGCACATAAAGTTTAAACTTTAAGttcaagtgaaaacatgaagaagACATAAATGAAAGTTACCAGGGTTTCACACAGCAGccatgttctgctgttctgttgacACTGCGCAGCCTGAGGGCAAAGACATTAAAAATTCATGTGCAGCGAGCAGATGGGCTGAGCTCCTGTAAACACAATGAGAGaggacaaagagacagaaagggagagggaagaaaagagagagagagagacagagtgcttCACTATTCCCTCGCTTCTGAATAAATATAATCAACCCCGGGCTCGTATAAAGATGGATAATTATCCTCTGAAGTTCAGGATAGAATAGCTGTGCCTCGTCTCCACTGGCCGGGGTTTAGCTGCCTCACAGCTCACGT is a genomic window of Centroberyx gerrardi isolate f3 chromosome 1, fCenGer3.hap1.cur.20231027, whole genome shotgun sequence containing:
- the LOC139928559 gene encoding alpha-2Db adrenergic receptor-like; its protein translation is MDLTEVLTPLMTTMPATLPPNSSLESVNQTSSSRSPPGLPHSQVASVFIVLVVTVIILGTVVGNVLVVVAVFTSRALRAPQNLFLVSLASADILVATLVIPFSLANEVMGYWYFGPTWCSFYLALDVLFCTSSIVHLCAISLDRYWSVTKAVSYNRKRTPKRIKAMISIVWLISIVISSPPLLMTQKEEARAFETRQQEEDAPRQECLLNNQTWYILSSCLVSFFAPGIIMILVYCKIYRVAKQRASTVFVAKNVMERQPSQSETCFVGTAGTCQRMGPGRGKSRYEPGSPRPAYQHCSSIVDSNSSSHKRGELDDIDLEERCCQSKLKTSSSSFSSSLRFPRRAGGKVKVEEGMGAEGTAARLKPPAPPPSCASISWASSDHCSHHLLLPSPLPLRNRQMSLSKTKVAQMREKRFTFVLAVVMGVFVLCWFPFFFTYSLHAVCRENCTIPDTLFNLFFWIGYCNSSLNPIIYTIFNRDFRRAFKKILFQPHKCT